The following are encoded together in the Budorcas taxicolor isolate Tak-1 chromosome 4, Takin1.1, whole genome shotgun sequence genome:
- the LOC128046350 gene encoding zinc finger protein 862-like — translation MEPRESGKAPVTFDDITVYLLEEEWVLLSQQQKDICGSDKLVAPLGPTIASPELFYKFERGPEPCLASVQGQRSHLSPNPGKTKMGFMEEMDMQRPSREAGLYLPPQKEACLSYFSSERGSLQGDYAGRGSKPSKPRSIQKSWFAQFPWLVMNEEQTALFCSACREYPSVRDKRSRLIEGYTGPFKVETLKYHAKSKAHVFCVKALAARDPLWAARFQSTQEVSGDILASQGPFFPADCPIFYSPGPLGACDNVAQLLPSSRAALGDPGGNGAIPALYLDCIPDFRQTEIIDDIHSSSDDNILCNDSAEPCGQDPSEEGLLEELPVVFEDVAVYFTREEWGTLDKRQKELYRDVMRMNYELLASLGPAAAKPDLISKLERRAAPWIRDPHRPKWGKGHPPSGKKKMVAVREAHTQASAVESTWLPVPSVETCTSYCRPRLCEADRQAKIKRTYRPRSIQRSWFGQFPWLVMDPKETKLFCSACKERPSLHDSSSRLVRGYTGPFKVETLKYHEVSKAHKLCVNTVEIREDALQTAVVPEISSDLMANMEHFFHAAYSIAYHSRPLNDFEKILQLLQSTGTMILGKYRNRTACTQFIKCISETLKKEILEDVRNSPCLSMLLDSATDASDQGWR, via the exons ATGGAGCCCAGGGAGTCGGGGAAG gctcctgtgacGTTTGACGACATCACGGTGTACTTGCTTGAGGAGGAGTGGGTGCTGCTGAGTCAGCAACAGAAGGACATCTGTGGTTCTGACAAGCTGGTGGCACCCCTGG GACCAACTATTGCCAGCCCGGAGCTGTTCTATAAATTTGAGCGAGGGCCAGAGCCATGCCTCGCCAGTGTCCAAGGTCAGAGGAGTCACTTGAGCCCCAACCCAG GAAAAACCAAGATGGGCTTCATGGAGGAAATGGACATGCAGCGCCCATCCAGAGAAGCTGGACtctacctgcctcctcagaaggAAGCCTGTCTGTCCTACTTCAGCTCAGAGAGAGGCAGCCTCCAGGGAGACTATGCAGGAAGAGGCAGCAAACCCTCCAAACCCCGATCCATCCAGAAGTCGTGGTTTGCGCAGTTCCCGTGGTTGGTCATGAATGAGGAGCAGACAGCTCTGTTTTGCTCTGCTTGCCGGGAATACCCATCTGTCAGGGACAAGCGGTCAAGATTAATAGAAGGTTATACCGGACCATTCAAGGTGGAGACTCTCAAATACCACGCCAAGAGCAAGGCCCACGTGTTCTGTGTCAAGGCCTTGGCGGCACGGGACCCCCTCTGGGCAGCCCGTTTCCAGAGCACCCAGGAGGTGTCTGGTGATATACTGGCCAGCCAGGGGCCCTTCTTCCCTGCAGATTGTCCCATATTTTACTCCCCAGGGCCTCTGGGAGCCTGTGATAATGTGGCCCAACTCCTGCCCAGCTCAAGAGCTGCCCTGGGGGACCCTGGAGGGAATGGAGCAATTCCTGCATTGTACCTGGACTGCATCCCTGATTTTAGGCAAACAGAAATCATTGATGACATCCACAGTTCCTCAGATGATAACATTTTATGTAATGACTCTGCTGAACCCTGTGGCCAG gaTCCTTCTGAGGAGGGGCTGTTGGAGGAGCTCCCGGTGGTGTTTGAGGATGTGGCAGTGTATTTCACCCGGGAGGAGTGGGGCACGCTAGACAAGCGGCAGAAGGAGCTGTACAGAGACGTGATGCGGATGAACTATGAGCTGTTGGCATCCCTGG GGCCTGCTGCTGCCAAACCAGACCTGATCTCAAAACTGGAGCGGAGAGCTGCACCCTGGATCAGGGACCCACACAGGCCAAAGTGGGGGAAAGGCCATCCTCCTTCAG ggaaaaagaagatgGTGGCCGTTAGAGAGGCGCACACACAGGCCTCGGCTGTAGAGTCCACGTGGCTTCCAGTTCCTTCTGTGGAGACGTGTACTTCCTACTGCAGGCCCCGCCTTTGTGAGGCAGACAGACAGGCCAAAATCAAGAGGACTTACAGACCCCGATCAATTCAGAGGTCGTGGTTTGGGCAGTTCCCATGGTTAGTGATGGACCCCAAAGAGACCAAACTCTTCTGCTCAGCTTGCAAAGAAAGGCCTAGTCTCCACGACAGTTCATCCCGGCTGGTCCGCGGCTACACGGGCCCTTTCAAAGTGGAGACTTTAAAGTACCACGAAGTCAGCAAAGCACACAAGCTCTGTGTAAACACCGTGGAAATCAGGGAGGATGCCCTGCAGACCGCCGTGGTCCCCGAGATCTCCAGTGACCTGATGGCCAACATGGAGCACTTTTTCCACGCTGCCTACTCGATCGCGTACCACTCGAGGCCCCTGAACGACTTCGAGAAGATCCTGCAGCTCCTCCAGAGCACGGGGACCATGATTTTGGGCAAGTACCGAAACCGTACCGCCTGCACGCAGTTCATCAAGTGCATCTCCGAGACTCTGAAGAAGGAGATCCTGGAGGACGTGCGCAACTCCCCGTGCCTGAGCATGCTGCTGGACAGCGCCACGGATGCCTCCGACCA GGGATGGAGGTGA
- the LOC128046825 gene encoding zinc finger protein 862-like, translated as MLAPLHSETADGYFETIISALDELDIPFRKPGWVVGLGTDGSAPLRCGGGLVEKLQEILPRLLPVHSVAHRLPLAVVDACGGIGLVKKCDRHIRTVFKFYQSSNKRLNELQESAAPLEQEMVRLKDLNAVRWVASERRTLNALTLSWPALARHLQSVADAGGQVGHRAQGMLKLMKGFHFLKFCHFLLDFLSLYRPLSEVCQKEIVLITEVNATLGQAYVALETLRHRAGPKEEEFNASFRDGRLHGIVLERTEMAEQRFQADRERVVLTGIEYLQRRFDADRPPQLRNMEVFDTKAWPSGMALASFGNDDILTLARYFELSLPPGYSKQALLEEWLGLKAAAQNLPFSMLCEHALTRHHRFPLLSRLLALVVCVPVSTACCERGFSAMNRIRTDERTKLSNEVINMLMMTAVNGVAVTEYDPQPAIQHWYLTSSGRRFSHVCTCAPVPPRSHARAGLRKKTGAFCREEPTAQKPPGLSCREPMEVLTACVPEPPERLLSPLLGQEAPGCPAKALL; from the exons ATGCTGGCCCCCCTCCACAGTGAGACGGCTGATGGATACTTCGAGACCATCATCTCGGCCCTAGATGAGCTGGACATCCCCTTCCGGAAGCCGGGCTGGGTGGTGGGCCTGGGAACCGACGGCTCTGCCCCGCTGCGCTGCGGGGGAGGCCTGGTGGAGAAGCTGCAGGAGATCCTGCCCCGGCTGCTGCCGGTGCACTCTGTAGCCCACCGGCTCCCCCTGGCCGTGGTCGATGCCTGCGGGGGCATCGGCCTGGTCAAGAAGTGTGACCGGCACATCCGAACCGTCTTCAAGTTCTACCAGTCCTCCAACAAGAGGCTGAATGAACTGCAGGAAAGCGCGgctcccctggagcaggaaatggtccGCCTGAAGGACCTGAATGCGGTCAGGTGGGTGGCCAGCGAGAGGCGCACGCTGAACGCGCTCACCCTGAGCTGGCCCGCCCTGGCCAGGCACCTCCAGAGCGTGGCGGACGCGGGTGGGCAGGTTGGGCACAGGGCCCAAGGCATGCTGAAGCTGATGAAGGGCTTCCATTTCCTCAAGTTCTGCCACTTCCTCTTGGACTTCCTGAGCCTCTACCGGCCTCTGTCCGAGGTGTGCCAGAAGGAGATCGTTCTGATCACTGAGGTGAACGCCACGCTGGGGCAGGCCTACGTGGCACTGGAGACCCTCCGTCACCGGGCAGGCCCCAAAGAGGAAGAGTTCAATGCCAGCTTCAGGGATGGGCGGCTCCACGGCATCGTGCTGGAGAGGACTGAGATGGCAGAACAGCGGTTCCAGGCAGACAGGGAGAGAGTTGTCCTGACGGGGATCGAATACCTCCAGCGGAGGTTCGACGCTGACCGTCCCCCACAGCTCAGGAACATGGAGGTGTTTGACACCAAGGCCTGGCCAAGCGGGATGGCCCTGGCCAGTTTTGGGAATGACGACATCCTGACCCTGGCCAGGTATTTTGAGCTCTCGCTGCCCCCAGGATACAGCAAGCAGGCGCTGCTGGAGGAGTGGCTGGGCCTGAAGGCCGCGGCCCAGAACCTGCCGTTCTCCATGCTGTGTGAGCACGCGCTGACCCGGCACCACCGCTTCCCCCTGCTCAGCCGGCTCCTGGCCCTGGTGGTCTGTGTGCCCGTCTCCACTGCCTGCTGTGAGCGCGGATTCAGTGCCATGAACCGGATCAGGACCGACGAGAGGACCAAGCTCTCCAACGAGGTGATCAACATGCTCATGATGACGGCCGTGAATGGCGTGGCAGTCACAGAGTATGACCCCCAGCCGGCCATCCAGCACTGGTACCTGACCTCCTCAGGCCGGCGGTTCAGCCATGTCTGCACCTGTGCCCCGGTGCCGCCCCGCTCTCACGCAA GGGCGGGGCTCAGGAAGAAGACTGGCGCGTTCTGCAGGGAGGAGCCCACCGCCCAGAAGCCTCCCGGCCTGTCCTGCAGGGAACCGATGGAGGTCCTGACAGCCTGCGTCCCGGAACCTCCTGAGAggctcctgtctcccctccttgGCCAGGAGGCCCCAGGCTGTCCTGCCAAAGCGCTCCTGTAG